The sequence AGAATTACATATATCTTAATTGTTTCGACATTAAAGTTTTTAATTATGGCAATTTATGTTACTCTCGGCTATTTACTTATTATATATGATAGGTTTCGATAGTTGTTTATTACCAATTACCCATTACCAATTACCCATTACCAAACCTCACAGATATGATAACTGTTTAACCGAACATGATATTAAAATTTATTTACGGACAACTATAGTTTTAGCTAACATGTCATGTAAACCTTGTTTTTTTGAAGTAAACATCGTCATTATAAATCCTATCATTAACATTATAATTGAAATCAATTTGCTCCAATACCTAATATTAGCTTGCATGAAAGAAATTTTTTCATTGCTTAAATCGACAACTTTAATGCCTAAAAGTAATTTTCCTAAAGTGCCTTTTAATTTAGAACTTTCTAAACCAGTAAAATAAATCCAATTCAAAATCAAATTTAGAACTAAAGAAAATTGCGCGATCGCAGAAATATCAGGGGCTGACAAAATTAAACTACCCAAAAACCACCCCGAAGCTCCAAATAATCCCCCTGCCATACTCTCTGAGGTAAATTCATTATCAAAACCGAGGGAGGAACTCAAAAAACCGCCTGTGAATATACCAATTAATGATAAAAAGATAAAATCAATTTGATAAGCAAAAAACCTTCTGATAAGACTTACATAATTATTTTTTTCTTTAGCAGCATAATCATCAGGGAGAATCGTCGGAGGTATATTTCCTTGTGATTGATTAGCCGGTTTACTTGCTGGTTTATGACTATTAGTTTCTGCCAGCTTTTGTAATATAACTTGAGTATTTTCAGGTCGTGATGATGGTATATGTTCCATCATTTGGTCGAGTAAAGATGCAAATTCTGGTTTAACCCCTAAAGTCGCTTCTCGCCATTTTAATTCCCCGGTTTGAGCATTATAAAAATCACCCGGTTCTCTTCCAGTAAGTAAGAAAACAAAAGTACGTCCTAAAGCGAAAAAATCCGATTGTTGAATAGCTTGTCCGTGCATTTGTTCCGAAGGAGAATAACCAGCAGTCATGATTCCCGTAACTTGTCCTTGAACCTGCTTGGCGATATAAGTTTCTGTTACTTGACGCGCGCTACCAAAATCAATCAAAGCTAAACGACCGTTTGGTCTTAACATAATATTTGATGGTTTGATATCGCGATGGAAGAAGTTTTGACTGTGAACTTGTTGCAGAATCTTAACAACTTCTCCTAACCATTGAATTGCTAATTTTTCATCTATAGGGCGTTGTTGTCGTTGTCTGATATATTCCCACAAATCCAAACCTTCAATTTTTTCCATTACCAAGCAATGAAGCGGTTCGTTACTGCTTCTAGAAAAATAAACAAAATAGCTATCGGATTCTACCTGGGGAATACCGGGATGATTCAAAGACTTTAAAACCTCCGCTTCCCGTTGGAACAATTCCACAGCTTTAGGATGATTATTAATCAGCACTTTCAGCACTTTGTTGGTATTGCTTCGGGTTTCGTTAACCTCATAGGTTTTACCGAAGCCACCACCACCAAGTTCCTTGACTACCCGATAACGCCCTTCCAGCAGCAATTCCGAACCGCAGCCAAAGCAAAATAGAGTATTATCAGGATTTTCTGGCTTCTGACACAAAGGATTAATACAGAGGCTCATTTTTACGGATGGAGTCACAGCTTTACGTGCTAGTTTAACTCCCCTAGGATGTCAAGCAAGGGTAATTTCCCATAACAAGCACTCCGAAGTGGTGAAGAGGAGAAAGGAGTTAGGAGTTAGGAATTAGAAGTTATAACATTCCTAAATCATTTGTGAGATTTGAGAAACCCGGTTTCTGACACCTATGTTTCTCACAACTCAATAAACCTTTAATTGACGATCCACATCCTTCGGGTGAAAGTT comes from Rivularia sp. PCC 7116 and encodes:
- a CDS encoding RDD family protein, which translates into the protein MSLCINPLCQKPENPDNTLFCFGCGSELLLEGRYRVVKELGGGGFGKTYEVNETRSNTNKVLKVLINNHPKAVELFQREAEVLKSLNHPGIPQVESDSYFVYFSRSSNEPLHCLVMEKIEGLDLWEYIRQRQQRPIDEKLAIQWLGEVVKILQQVHSQNFFHRDIKPSNIMLRPNGRLALIDFGSARQVTETYIAKQVQGQVTGIMTAGYSPSEQMHGQAIQQSDFFALGRTFVFLLTGREPGDFYNAQTGELKWREATLGVKPEFASLLDQMMEHIPSSRPENTQVILQKLAETNSHKPASKPANQSQGNIPPTILPDDYAAKEKNNYVSLIRRFFAYQIDFIFLSLIGIFTGGFLSSSLGFDNEFTSESMAGGLFGASGWFLGSLILSAPDISAIAQFSLVLNLILNWIYFTGLESSKLKGTLGKLLLGIKVVDLSNEKISFMQANIRYWSKLISIIMLMIGFIMTMFTSKKQGLHDMLAKTIVVRK